A single region of the Kineosporiaceae bacterium SCSIO 59966 genome encodes:
- a CDS encoding acyl-CoA dehydrogenase: MSDFDLFRLSDDHEALREAVRAVAEDKVAPHAAHVDETGEFPQASYDALRASDFHAPHIPEEYGGAGADALATCLVIEEVARVCASSSLIPAVNKLGTMPLLLAASEDVLKRYLPPVASGEAMFSYGLSEREAGSDTASMRTRAVADGDEWVISGQKSWITNAGVSEYYTVMAVTDPDGPRGGNVTAFVLHRDDPGFTMAEPERKMGIKGSPTRELLFDKVRIGDDRRVGDVGQGLKIALRTLDHTRVTIGAQALGIAQGALDATVSYVKERRQFGKPIAEFQGVQFMLADMAMAVESARQMVYAAAAKSERNDPDLSFFGAAAKAYASDVAMRVTTDAVQLFGGYGYTRDYPVERMMRDAKITQIYEGTNQIQRLVMARQLLKG; encoded by the coding sequence GTGAGCGACTTCGACCTCTTCCGGCTCAGTGACGACCACGAGGCGCTGCGCGAGGCGGTGCGCGCCGTCGCCGAGGACAAGGTGGCCCCGCACGCCGCGCACGTGGACGAGACCGGCGAGTTCCCCCAGGCCTCCTACGACGCGTTGCGGGCCAGCGACTTCCACGCCCCGCACATCCCCGAGGAGTACGGCGGGGCCGGCGCCGACGCGCTGGCCACCTGCCTGGTCATCGAGGAGGTCGCCCGGGTCTGCGCGTCGAGCTCGCTCATCCCCGCGGTCAACAAGCTCGGCACGATGCCGCTGCTGCTCGCCGCCTCCGAGGACGTGCTCAAGCGGTACCTGCCGCCGGTCGCGTCCGGGGAGGCGATGTTCTCCTACGGCCTGTCCGAGCGGGAGGCCGGCTCGGACACCGCGTCGATGCGCACCCGCGCGGTCGCCGACGGCGACGAGTGGGTGATCTCCGGGCAGAAGTCGTGGATCACCAACGCCGGCGTCAGCGAGTACTACACGGTCATGGCCGTCACCGACCCCGACGGCCCGCGCGGCGGCAACGTCACCGCGTTCGTCCTGCACCGCGACGATCCCGGCTTCACGATGGCCGAGCCCGAGCGCAAGATGGGCATCAAGGGCTCCCCGACCCGCGAGCTGCTCTTCGACAAGGTCCGGATCGGCGACGACCGCCGCGTCGGCGACGTCGGCCAGGGCCTGAAGATCGCGCTGCGGACCCTCGACCACACCCGGGTCACCATCGGCGCCCAGGCCCTCGGCATCGCCCAGGGCGCCCTGGACGCCACCGTCTCCTACGTCAAGGAGCGCCGCCAGTTCGGCAAGCCCATCGCCGAGTTCCAGGGCGTGCAGTTCATGCTCGCCGACATGGCGATGGCGGTCGAGAGCGCCCGGCAGATGGTCTACGCGGCCGCGGCGAAGAGCGAGCGCAACGACCCGGACCTGTCGTTCTTCGGTGCCGCCGCCAAGGCCTACGCCTCGGACGTCGCGATGCGGGTGACGACGGACGCCGTCCAGCTGTTCGGCGGGTACGGGTACACCCGGGACTACCCGGTCGAGCGGATGATGCGTGACGCGAAGATCACCCAGATCTACGAGGGGACCAACCAGATCCAGCGGCTCGTCATGGCGCGCCAGCTGCTCAAGGGGTGA
- a CDS encoding glycosyltransferase has product MSDTADTTGVRAELRRTPPQAPRRLRVVVVTRLAGGGTGPGAQLVRAVRTLGHHVVHLDPTDHRGPLLRRWGPDVLVLAGDGPATDPATDPATDPASDLSGATVVDLTDLLGAGAAWEVLVADVPPDPAAGADVLAVTSGPPAPRHATGLDALVRGRRSVRLLDLAASGAPRGLALLQALDAAPVVLDLTPAGGSGSAEHAQVLSTAAARGCHVVRWGPDDEPLPAVDVDPAGRAERVRRAAGAGLLEHRVTQRLAGLGRDDRPEPGPPRVVAVSGWYGAANTGDDLILEAVAGALEQRVPDVLVEVAASDPRRVLAQHGLAAFRRTDTVAAEAVARRSTAVVHGGGGLWHDHGFALNGGLAGTFTGAKGSPSGQAALPLMGVMLGARYDVVGMGVGPLRDPDAAAVVAHLAGHADTVTVRDEPSRALLESLPDHGGRRPPVTVAPDVVYGLSLPDPLPAPRPQVTAGDRPVIAVSLREWPRRGAALDALPRLLDDLADRLGARVVGVPMMAADRDLLRRVLAGLRAPTEVLGRSADAGQLVADLAACRLLVAMRLHAALLGHRAGVPVVALGYDDKVRHHLDQLDRGHLLVDLDDPPEVLAAALATAAAEQRLPAATRETVTRLEQDAAAALAGVADRIAATPPAPARPAPVRWEGPATVPAWTVGSGPGHRRRTGLRIVLFDGLLEEHVPDALDRALRERGHEVLRTGRVWHGTKMPRTPQDRAALHAVVDTVLDARPDAVLTFRPAALRPEQTERLRARGVRLLAWFSDDPVLFAESTREMAGLYDVTLHTGGEETLALYEADGHLGVTMPFFADPRVFPRRWAGPAAEHDVVFLGNTHTGVKRHRYDVLAATGLPVRIFGKVAEDPAGLHAGVLSSDAEVADLLARTRIGVNIPQRFADYAGSRHDFPQLAGLGEFVTPSRVVQYAATGVPQVTYRHTEPADDEAPGVVVRAGEDLGAALRDLLADPDRQAELSRAGYEWFRRWYTADSRARLVEELVVNPGTVSWLDRTSRARLYRLYEGRVDTGVEEVTR; this is encoded by the coding sequence GTGAGCGACACCGCCGACACAACTGGCGTGCGCGCCGAGCTGCGCCGGACCCCGCCGCAGGCACCCCGCCGGCTGCGGGTCGTCGTCGTCACCCGGCTCGCCGGCGGGGGCACCGGCCCCGGCGCCCAGCTCGTCCGCGCCGTCCGCACGCTCGGGCACCACGTCGTCCACCTCGACCCGACCGACCACCGCGGCCCGCTGCTGCGCCGGTGGGGGCCCGACGTCCTGGTGCTCGCCGGCGACGGGCCGGCCACCGACCCAGCCACCGACCCAGCCACCGACCCGGCGAGCGACCTGTCCGGCGCCACCGTCGTCGACCTCACCGACCTCCTGGGAGCCGGCGCCGCCTGGGAGGTCCTCGTCGCCGACGTCCCCCCCGACCCGGCCGCGGGAGCCGACGTGCTGGCTGTGACCAGCGGCCCACCGGCTCCCCGGCACGCCACCGGCCTCGACGCGCTCGTCCGCGGCCGCCGCAGCGTGCGCCTGCTGGACCTCGCCGCCTCCGGCGCGCCGCGCGGGCTGGCCCTGCTCCAGGCACTGGACGCCGCGCCCGTCGTCCTCGACCTCACCCCGGCCGGCGGCTCGGGGAGTGCCGAGCACGCCCAGGTCCTGAGCACCGCCGCGGCCCGCGGCTGCCACGTCGTCCGCTGGGGCCCCGACGACGAGCCGCTCCCCGCGGTGGACGTGGACCCCGCCGGCCGGGCGGAGCGGGTCCGCCGCGCCGCCGGCGCCGGGCTGCTGGAGCACCGGGTCACGCAGCGGCTCGCCGGGCTGGGCCGGGACGACCGGCCGGAACCGGGCCCACCGCGGGTGGTCGCCGTCAGCGGCTGGTACGGGGCCGCGAACACCGGCGACGACCTCATCCTCGAGGCGGTCGCCGGCGCGCTCGAGCAGCGGGTGCCGGACGTGCTCGTCGAAGTCGCCGCGAGCGATCCGCGCCGGGTGCTCGCCCAGCACGGGCTGGCCGCGTTCCGCCGCACCGACACGGTCGCCGCCGAGGCCGTCGCCCGCCGTTCGACCGCCGTCGTCCACGGCGGCGGGGGACTCTGGCACGACCACGGGTTCGCGCTCAACGGCGGCCTGGCCGGGACCTTCACCGGCGCCAAGGGGTCACCGTCCGGGCAGGCGGCGCTGCCGCTCATGGGCGTCATGCTCGGCGCCCGCTACGACGTCGTCGGCATGGGCGTCGGCCCGCTGCGCGACCCGGACGCCGCCGCGGTCGTCGCCCACCTCGCCGGGCACGCCGACACCGTCACCGTGCGGGACGAGCCGTCCCGGGCGCTGCTGGAGTCCCTGCCCGACCACGGCGGCCGCCGCCCCCCGGTCACCGTCGCCCCGGACGTCGTCTACGGGCTGTCCCTGCCCGACCCGTTGCCCGCCCCGCGGCCGCAGGTCACCGCCGGCGACCGGCCCGTGATCGCCGTCAGCCTGCGCGAGTGGCCCCGCCGCGGAGCCGCCCTGGACGCCCTGCCCCGGCTGCTCGACGACCTCGCCGACCGGCTCGGCGCCCGGGTCGTCGGGGTGCCGATGATGGCGGCCGACCGGGACCTGCTGCGCCGGGTGCTCGCCGGCCTGCGCGCCCCCACCGAGGTGCTCGGCCGCAGCGCCGACGCCGGACAGCTCGTCGCCGACCTGGCCGCCTGCCGGCTGCTCGTCGCGATGCGGCTGCACGCCGCGCTGCTCGGGCACCGGGCCGGCGTCCCGGTCGTCGCCCTCGGCTACGACGACAAGGTCCGCCACCACCTCGACCAGCTCGACCGCGGCCACCTCCTTGTGGACCTCGACGACCCGCCGGAGGTCCTCGCCGCCGCCCTGGCCACCGCCGCCGCCGAGCAGCGGCTGCCCGCCGCCACCCGGGAGACGGTCACCCGACTCGAGCAGGACGCCGCCGCCGCGCTCGCCGGGGTCGCCGACCGGATCGCCGCCACCCCGCCGGCGCCGGCCCGGCCCGCGCCGGTGCGTTGGGAGGGGCCCGCGACCGTGCCGGCGTGGACCGTCGGGTCCGGGCCGGGGCACCGGCGGCGCACCGGTCTGCGGATCGTGCTGTTCGACGGCCTGCTCGAGGAGCACGTGCCCGACGCCCTGGACCGGGCGCTGCGCGAGCGGGGCCACGAGGTGCTGCGCACCGGCCGGGTCTGGCACGGCACGAAGATGCCCCGCACCCCGCAGGACCGGGCCGCCCTGCACGCCGTCGTCGACACCGTCCTGGACGCCCGCCCCGACGCCGTCCTCACCTTCCGCCCCGCGGCCCTGCGACCGGAGCAGACCGAGCGGTTGCGGGCCCGCGGCGTCCGGCTGCTGGCCTGGTTCTCCGACGACCCGGTGCTGTTCGCCGAGAGCACCCGGGAGATGGCCGGCCTGTACGACGTCACCTTGCACACCGGCGGGGAGGAGACCCTCGCGCTGTACGAGGCCGACGGCCACCTCGGCGTGACCATGCCGTTCTTCGCCGACCCGCGGGTGTTCCCGCGGCGGTGGGCGGGCCCGGCGGCCGAGCACGACGTCGTGTTCCTCGGCAACACCCACACCGGCGTCAAACGGCACCGCTACGACGTGCTCGCCGCCACCGGCCTGCCGGTGCGGATCTTCGGCAAGGTCGCCGAGGACCCCGCCGGCCTGCACGCCGGGGTGCTCAGCAGCGACGCCGAGGTCGCCGACCTGCTCGCCCGAACCCGGATCGGGGTGAACATCCCGCAGCGGTTCGCCGACTACGCCGGCAGCCGGCACGACTTCCCGCAGCTGGCCGGGCTCGGCGAGTTCGTCACCCCCAGCCGGGTCGTGCAGTACGCCGCCACCGGCGTCCCCCAGGTCACCTACCGGCACACCGAGCCCGCGGACGACGAGGCCCCCGGCGTCGTCGTCCGGGCCGGGGAGGACCTCGGCGCGGCCCTGCGCGACCTGCTCGCTGACCCCGACCGGCAGGCCGAGCTCTCCCGCGCCGGGTACGAGTGGTTCCGCCGCTGGTACACCGCCGACAGCCGGGCGCGTCTGGTCGAGGAGCTCGTCGTCAACCCCGGTACGGTCAGCTGGCTGGACCGGACCAGCCGGGCCAGGCTGTACCGGCTCTACGAGGGACGCGTCGACACCGGCGTCGAGGAGGTCACCAGGTGA
- a CDS encoding MFS transporter: MADKDLVGAAAVLMAVGAAVLLLPLSLPTIVASQLLQGAARGFFWTGVQTHAVRTGATAARGLAAVNLASGVGLVAGPPLAGLLLEISASAAMALAAAAAAVGLLPVALMARLPVFSAAAQTRGTTAVSRRREVRAGSWGSAAAGGWQGVMSAYVPVLLAQAGSSSTFVGATVGAANAATIAAGWFSRFVPSRRLLPGTAFGIAVTGLGLAVFAIGVPVPALAGAALVASGLGMGALQTLGPAAAAEAVAPNERGDAMAAVGLYRAGASFAAPLGVAALVLVLPLGWALAVAGTAIAAPAITATGRGRR; the protein is encoded by the coding sequence GTGGCCGACAAGGACCTCGTCGGGGCTGCGGCGGTGCTCATGGCCGTCGGTGCCGCCGTGCTGCTGCTGCCGCTCAGCCTGCCGACCATCGTCGCCTCGCAGCTGCTCCAGGGCGCCGCGCGCGGATTCTTCTGGACCGGGGTGCAGACCCATGCCGTGCGAACCGGAGCGACCGCCGCCCGGGGCCTCGCCGCGGTGAACCTGGCCTCCGGCGTCGGCCTCGTCGCGGGTCCCCCGCTCGCCGGGCTGCTGCTGGAGATCTCGGCGTCCGCGGCGATGGCGCTGGCGGCCGCCGCCGCCGCTGTGGGACTGCTGCCGGTGGCGCTGATGGCGCGACTGCCGGTCTTCTCGGCCGCCGCGCAGACCCGCGGGACCACTGCGGTGTCCCGCCGCCGGGAGGTGCGAGCCGGGTCGTGGGGCTCGGCGGCGGCCGGCGGCTGGCAGGGCGTCATGAGCGCCTACGTCCCCGTCCTGCTCGCCCAGGCGGGCTCGTCGTCGACGTTCGTCGGCGCCACCGTCGGAGCCGCGAACGCGGCGACCATCGCCGCCGGCTGGTTCTCCCGGTTCGTGCCGAGCCGCCGGCTCCTCCCCGGCACCGCGTTCGGCATCGCCGTCACCGGCCTCGGCCTCGCGGTGTTTGCGATCGGCGTCCCTGTCCCCGCGCTGGCCGGGGCGGCGCTCGTCGCCTCGGGACTCGGCATGGGCGCGCTGCAGACCCTCGGCCCGGCCGCCGCGGCGGAGGCTGTTGCGCCGAACGAGCGCGGGGACGCCATGGCGGCCGTCGGCCTCTACCGGGCAGGCGCGTCGTTTGCGGCGCCGCTCGGTGTCGCCGCCCTGGTCCTCGTGCTGCCGCTCGGCTGGGCGCTCGCCGTCGCGGGTACGGCCATCGCGGCGCCCGCGATCACGGCGACCGGCCGAGGACGCCGCTGA
- a CDS encoding cation transporter — MTDDHDVHDHDVQEHDHGHDHVHDHGTGLLARVRHALVPHAHDANDAILTAEESARDGIRTAWIGLAGMMATALAQVVIVAVSGSIALLADTIHNLGHAATTIPLIIAFRLGRRRPTSRYPYGYRRAEDLVGLFISLVIIATIVLIVWESIDALINPREVTNLGWVLAAGVVGFAGNEAVAVYRIRTGRRIGSAALIAEGQHARADGYTSIAVVLGALGVMAGFERADAIAGLLIAVAIAAILVNSLVIIVRRLMDGVDPEVLDRMRRAAQSVPGVVLVGEVRARWAGHRMEGDAEIGVDAGLSLTEAHDVAERVQHELLHAAGNLDRVVVHVHPTVDAAVPEGLHELSGHHASKQAREEYRARLATTASADRP; from the coding sequence ATGACCGACGACCACGACGTCCACGACCACGACGTCCAGGAGCACGACCACGGCCACGACCACGTCCACGACCACGGCACCGGACTGCTGGCCCGGGTCAGGCACGCCCTGGTCCCCCACGCCCACGACGCGAACGACGCGATCCTGACCGCCGAGGAGTCGGCGCGCGACGGCATCCGGACGGCGTGGATCGGCCTGGCCGGGATGATGGCCACCGCACTGGCGCAGGTGGTCATCGTGGCCGTCTCGGGGTCGATCGCGCTGCTGGCCGACACGATCCACAACCTCGGCCACGCCGCGACGACGATCCCGCTGATCATCGCCTTCCGGCTCGGGCGGCGTCGCCCGACGAGCAGGTACCCGTACGGCTACCGCCGCGCCGAGGACCTCGTCGGCCTGTTCATCTCGCTGGTCATCATCGCCACCATCGTGCTCATCGTCTGGGAGTCGATCGACGCCCTGATCAACCCGCGCGAGGTCACGAACCTGGGCTGGGTGCTCGCCGCCGGCGTCGTCGGCTTCGCCGGCAACGAGGCGGTGGCGGTCTACCGGATCCGCACCGGCCGGCGGATCGGGTCGGCAGCGCTCATCGCCGAGGGCCAGCACGCCCGCGCCGACGGGTACACCTCGATCGCCGTCGTCCTCGGCGCGCTCGGGGTGATGGCGGGCTTCGAGCGCGCCGACGCCATCGCCGGCCTGCTCATCGCGGTCGCCATCGCCGCCATCCTCGTCAACTCGCTCGTCATCATCGTCCGGCGGCTCATGGACGGCGTCGACCCCGAGGTGCTGGACCGGATGCGGCGGGCGGCGCAGTCCGTGCCCGGCGTCGTCCTCGTCGGCGAGGTGCGCGCCCGCTGGGCCGGGCACCGGATGGAGGGCGACGCGGAGATCGGCGTGGACGCCGGCCTGAGCCTCACCGAGGCGCACGACGTGGCCGAGCGGGTGCAGCACGAGCTGTTGCACGCGGCGGGGAACCTCGACCGGGTGGTCGTGCACGTCCACCCGACGGTGGACGCCGCGGTGCCCGAGGGCCTGCACGAGCTGTCCGGCCACCACGCGTCGAAGCAGGCGCGTGAGGAGTACCGGGCGCGCCTGGCCACGACTGCCTCGGCGGACAGGCCGTAG
- a CDS encoding glycosyltransferase family 2 protein → MRDLAGLPVDQWLRRERADLLAATDDALTEDHRWLVLAVPSVAELRRSLPLLRRLGRVRRLVVTVTATSVPELLSIPPALAGSLLGRGDVRLVRGGAGGAVAEMRSRTTVPVHTLVHLLLSGPGERGVGSAPAPLRIGVTSPSALPWVAGTARSTLLGGQDAAQEPDGPPALDVPALDVPVLDVVAGDAPRPGLPWLDTRGTPSWSAAPPTWQEIALHRRPEPVSDRWQLPPVDAATVSPLGFQADPDGAALRLVRRRATGPHASLAVDAAGTVVSRLDPVAGIGEADVDALRPYTHVVADAEGAGGPVHLAVIVAHLLVAGVPVVAPGLPAATRRLLGPVARHLTTLSDPGDLLAREAWSVTVRREALQTLTVAAAWERHGHRLGLPAARPPTVSVLLATRRPDRLGWALRQVAAQTWPEVEVVVVLHGFTRQHPDAAAALAVFDRPHVVLEVGGDVLFGDALQAGTERCSGRFVSKMDDDDWYGPDHLTDQVLAMGYSGATVVGAKEYFTYLQGRDLTVRRRSTGRIRYTQRVAGGTLCIRRDALAEVGGWARVPRAVDRFLLAAVRAAGGLIHSTHGLGYCLYRGTDHTWAAADEHFLRSATDTWSGLRLPPAIPTGATAPDSTSVTA, encoded by the coding sequence GTGCGGGACCTGGCCGGGCTGCCGGTGGACCAGTGGCTCCGGCGCGAGCGCGCCGACCTGCTCGCCGCCACCGACGACGCCCTCACCGAAGACCACCGGTGGCTCGTACTCGCGGTCCCGTCGGTCGCCGAGCTGCGGCGGAGCCTGCCGCTGCTGCGCCGCCTGGGCCGGGTCCGGCGGCTCGTCGTCACCGTCACCGCCACGTCGGTCCCCGAGCTGCTGAGCATCCCCCCCGCCCTGGCCGGCTCCCTGCTCGGCCGCGGCGACGTCCGGCTGGTTCGCGGCGGAGCCGGCGGGGCCGTGGCAGAGATGCGCAGCCGCACCACCGTCCCGGTCCACACGCTCGTCCACCTGCTGCTCAGCGGCCCGGGTGAGCGCGGGGTCGGGTCCGCACCCGCGCCGCTGCGGATCGGGGTCACCTCGCCCTCCGCGCTGCCGTGGGTCGCCGGGACCGCCCGCAGCACGCTGCTCGGAGGCCAGGACGCGGCCCAGGAGCCGGACGGCCCGCCCGCCCTCGACGTCCCTGCCCTCGACGTCCCCGTCCTCGACGTCGTCGCCGGCGACGCCCCCCGGCCCGGCCTGCCCTGGCTGGACACCCGCGGCACCCCCTCGTGGTCCGCCGCCCCGCCCACCTGGCAGGAGATCGCCCTGCACCGCCGCCCGGAGCCGGTGAGCGACCGCTGGCAGCTGCCGCCGGTCGACGCGGCCACGGTGTCCCCGCTGGGATTCCAGGCCGACCCGGACGGCGCCGCGCTCCGGCTCGTCCGCCGGCGCGCCACCGGCCCGCACGCCTCGCTGGCCGTCGACGCGGCGGGCACCGTCGTCTCCCGCCTCGACCCGGTCGCCGGGATCGGGGAGGCGGACGTCGACGCGCTGCGGCCCTACACCCACGTCGTCGCGGACGCCGAGGGCGCCGGCGGACCGGTCCACCTCGCCGTCATCGTCGCCCACCTGCTCGTCGCCGGCGTCCCGGTCGTGGCCCCCGGCCTGCCCGCCGCGACCCGGCGGCTGCTCGGCCCGGTCGCCCGCCACCTGACCACTCTCAGCGACCCCGGCGACCTGCTCGCCCGGGAGGCGTGGTCCGTCACGGTCCGGCGTGAGGCGCTGCAGACCCTCACCGTCGCAGCCGCCTGGGAGCGGCACGGCCACCGCCTCGGGCTGCCCGCCGCTCGCCCCCCGACCGTCAGCGTGCTCCTGGCCACCCGGCGGCCGGACCGGCTCGGGTGGGCGCTGCGCCAGGTGGCTGCGCAGACGTGGCCCGAGGTCGAGGTCGTCGTCGTCCTGCACGGGTTCACCCGGCAGCACCCGGACGCCGCGGCGGCGCTGGCCGTCTTCGACCGCCCGCACGTCGTCCTGGAGGTCGGCGGCGACGTGCTGTTCGGTGACGCGCTGCAGGCCGGCACCGAGCGGTGCTCCGGCCGGTTCGTCTCGAAGATGGACGACGACGACTGGTACGGCCCGGACCACCTCACCGACCAGGTGCTGGCGATGGGCTACTCCGGGGCGACCGTCGTCGGGGCCAAGGAGTACTTCACCTACCTGCAGGGCCGGGACCTCACCGTCCGGCGCCGCAGCACCGGCCGGATCCGGTACACCCAGCGGGTCGCCGGCGGCACCCTGTGCATCCGCCGGGACGCGCTCGCCGAGGTCGGCGGGTGGGCGCGGGTGCCCCGGGCCGTCGACCGGTTCCTGCTGGCGGCGGTCCGCGCCGCCGGCGGGCTGATCCACTCGACTCACGGCCTCGGCTACTGCCTGTACCGGGGCACGGACCACACCTGGGCCGCCGCCGACGAGCACTTCCTGCGCAGCGCGACCGACACCTGGTCCGGCCTGCGGCTGCCGCCGGCGATCCCCACCGGTGCCACGGCGCCGGACTCCACTAGCGTGACGGCCTGA
- a CDS encoding glycosyltransferase, with the protein MTALPSLRRLLGGRAATAAPALVDAHRPAQMPDIPVVRRAELPVRRPDLRVAVILDPFSETAFAPEWQQITFNKGNWHDRLAGDPPDLLFVESAWQGNRGKWRYTMTAADAPREPLRDLVAWCRDRGVPTVFWNKEDPPNYDRFIDTARLFDWVFTVDADRLPAYRADLGHDRVGVLPFAAQPLVHNPVLPERAREHDVVFAGTFFAEKHPVRREQMATVLEPATAFGLHIYSRMQGDDERYQFPDRYAPHVVGSLPYERMLDAYKAYKVFLNVNSVVESPSTCARRVFELSACATPVVSGWSNGIETILGDRVAVVRTPQETTDVLTRYLHDPESRDRAAHRARRLVLAEHTYGHRVDTVLRAVGLPAPSTRTTATVVVPVQPGDSVDDLLAAVARQDLRDLQVVLTGPGLDAADLTGRARRAGLPDVVVAAADRPGAGAAVAAALPAADGDVLAVLSAGHHYGPAYLSDLLQAYTFTDADLVGKGAHYVHDPRRGGVVLVDPHLEHRYTDRVHPGSLVLRRDVAQQVWSAAAGIDAADAGGLLEACRRARVGTYSTDRFEFAVTAPPAGRLTGPLLPGQVPDVVEVR; encoded by the coding sequence GTGACCGCCCTGCCCTCCCTGCGCCGCTTGCTGGGCGGCAGGGCGGCGACGGCGGCGCCGGCACTGGTGGACGCGCACCGCCCGGCGCAGATGCCCGACATCCCCGTCGTGCGGCGCGCCGAGCTGCCGGTGCGCCGGCCCGACCTGCGAGTCGCCGTCATCCTCGACCCGTTCTCCGAGACCGCGTTCGCCCCGGAGTGGCAGCAGATCACCTTCAACAAGGGCAACTGGCACGACCGCCTGGCCGGCGACCCGCCCGACCTGCTGTTCGTCGAGTCCGCCTGGCAGGGCAACCGGGGCAAGTGGCGGTACACGATGACCGCCGCCGACGCCCCGCGCGAGCCGCTGCGTGACCTCGTCGCCTGGTGCCGCGACCGCGGCGTCCCGACGGTGTTCTGGAACAAGGAGGACCCGCCGAACTACGACCGGTTCATCGACACTGCCCGGCTGTTCGACTGGGTGTTCACCGTCGACGCCGACCGGCTGCCCGCCTACCGCGCCGACCTCGGCCACGACCGGGTCGGTGTGCTGCCGTTCGCCGCCCAGCCCCTCGTGCACAACCCCGTCCTGCCCGAGCGGGCCCGCGAGCACGACGTCGTCTTCGCCGGCACGTTCTTCGCCGAGAAGCACCCGGTGCGCCGCGAGCAGATGGCCACCGTGCTCGAGCCCGCCACCGCCTTCGGCCTGCACATCTACTCCCGGATGCAGGGGGACGACGAGCGCTACCAGTTCCCCGACCGGTACGCCCCGCACGTCGTCGGGTCGCTGCCGTACGAGCGGATGCTGGACGCGTACAAGGCCTACAAGGTGTTCCTCAACGTCAACTCCGTCGTCGAGTCGCCCAGCACGTGCGCCCGCCGGGTCTTCGAGCTGTCCGCGTGCGCCACCCCCGTCGTCTCCGGCTGGTCTAACGGCATCGAGACCATCCTCGGGGACCGGGTCGCCGTCGTGCGCACCCCGCAGGAGACCACCGACGTCCTCACCCGCTACCTGCACGACCCCGAGTCGCGTGACCGCGCCGCCCACCGCGCTCGCCGGCTCGTGCTGGCCGAGCACACCTACGGCCACCGCGTCGACACCGTGCTGCGCGCCGTCGGCCTGCCCGCTCCCTCGACGAGGACCACCGCCACCGTCGTCGTCCCGGTCCAGCCCGGCGACTCGGTCGACGACCTGCTCGCCGCGGTCGCCCGCCAGGACCTGCGGGACCTGCAGGTCGTCCTCACCGGTCCCGGCCTCGACGCCGCCGACCTGACCGGCCGGGCCCGGCGCGCCGGCCTGCCGGACGTCGTCGTGGCAGCCGCCGACCGCCCCGGAGCGGGGGCCGCCGTCGCCGCCGCCCTGCCCGCCGCGGACGGCGACGTGCTCGCCGTCCTGTCCGCCGGGCACCACTACGGCCCCGCGTACCTGTCCGACCTGCTGCAGGCGTACACGTTCACCGACGCCGACCTCGTCGGCAAGGGCGCCCACTACGTCCACGACCCGCGCCGCGGCGGCGTCGTCCTCGTCGACCCCCACCTCGAGCACCGCTACACCGACCGGGTGCACCCGGGATCCCTGGTCCTGCGCCGTGATGTGGCTCAGCAGGTGTGGTCAGCGGCCGCTGGCATCGATGCTGCGGACGCCGGCGGGCTGCTGGAGGCCTGCCGCCGCGCGCGCGTCGGCACCTACTCCACCGACCGGTTCGAGTTCGCCGTCACCGCCCCACCAGCAGGCCGCCTCACCGGCCCGCTGCTGCCGGGGCAGGTCCCGGACGTCGTGGAGGTCCGGTGA
- a CDS encoding helix-turn-helix transcriptional regulator, protein MLADETRLRLLWALLDAELSVGDLARIVGKPAPAVSQHLARLRLARVVATRREGTFVYYRIENDHIAQLVVDAVRHAEHGGPGVPAHHAEELPR, encoded by the coding sequence ATGCTGGCCGACGAGACCCGGCTGCGGCTGCTGTGGGCGCTGCTCGACGCGGAGCTCTCCGTGGGCGACCTGGCCCGCATCGTCGGCAAACCGGCCCCCGCGGTGTCCCAGCACCTCGCCCGGTTGCGGCTGGCGCGCGTCGTCGCCACCCGCCGCGAGGGGACGTTCGTCTACTACCGGATCGAGAACGACCACATCGCCCAGCTGGTCGTGGACGCGGTGCGCCACGCCGAGCACGGCGGCCCGGGCGTCCCGGCCCACCACGCCGAGGAGCTCCCCCGATGA